In Sorghum bicolor cultivar BTx623 chromosome 8, Sorghum_bicolor_NCBIv3, whole genome shotgun sequence, one genomic interval encodes:
- the LOC8064097 gene encoding uncharacterized protein LOC8064097 → MASFPFSVCIICATKAPAAVRHFLMPPSSQMAIQLTLLILISCSLYSMYPSSSSSFSESSSLALLVLVISTCLSLLFTNLRKLLRDNNTHKANKAAPASMEEAVTVFQEKSIVPQDEALEDLMGGSLSDSSECTTNDDEEGTEEGSVSDEADDDDDDDDESLIEISLVDGHYVGGAEQAEQRRAYNYKKDLLAEFLPDLLLDRRDFFDILSEISEEDSLIEIDIARGSIKCSANLDIKA, encoded by the coding sequence ATGGCTTCCTTCCCCTTTAGCGTTTGCATCATTTGTGCCACTAAAGCTCCTGCCGCCGTGAGGCATTTCTTGATGCCTCCCAGCTCCCAAATGGCCATACAACTCACACTACTCATACTCATTTCATGTAGCCTTTACAGTATGTatccttcttcctcttcttccttctcGGAATCGTCTTCGCTCGCATTGCTGGTGCTTGTCATCTCCACCTGCCTCTCCTTGCTCTTCACTAACCTCAGAAAGCTACTCAGAGACAACAACACCCACAAGGCTAATAAGGCAGCTCCGGCTTCCATGGAGGAGGCTGTGACTGTGTTTCAGGAGAAGAGCATTGTGCCACAAGATGAGGCACTAGAGGATTTGATGGGCGGAAGCCTGTCAGATTCTTCAGAGTGCACGAcgaacgacgacgaggagggcaCCGAGGAAGGCTCGGTGTCAGATGAagctgacgacgacgacgacgacgacgacgagagccTCATTGAGATCTCCCTTGTCGATGGCCACTATGTGGGCGGCGCAGAGCAAGCTGAACAGCGACGCGCATACAACTACAAGAAGGACCTGCTCGCGGAGTTCTTGCCGGATTTGCTGCTGGACAGGAGAGATTTCTTCGACATCTTGTCAGAGATCAGCGAGGAGGACAGCCTGATCGAGATTGACATCGCAAGAGGCTCCATCAAGTGCTCTGCCAACTTGGATATCAAGGCATGA